The following are from one region of the Shinella sp. PSBB067 genome:
- a CDS encoding sensor histidine kinase — protein sequence MKIAGADETISSRERFLEAIVQSAIDYAIISMDLDGLVTSWNEGAVKILGWEAEDMIGKPATVFFTQEDRENGVPQKEMTAALNRGRGNDERWHLRADGTMFWASGEMMALRAPDDKTIGFIKILRDRTGERERAERERLLMHELAHRMKNTLSVVQAIVTQSLRNAVSLGDATDKLQLRIAAYAKAHEILLQRDWVSATLADVVAAAKTNIGLDGSSRIRWSGPEVHLGPQAALSFAMVFHELLTNASKYGALSNAKGHVEITWGIERRDAAETLVTCWREIGGPRIANSEPDRKGFGSRLIVSSLQAFGEASVSYRQEGFVLLAEFPLAKIQIQSDFD from the coding sequence ATGAAGATCGCCGGCGCTGACGAAACGATTTCATCACGAGAGCGCTTCCTTGAAGCGATCGTGCAGAGCGCGATCGATTACGCCATCATATCCATGGACCTCGACGGCCTCGTGACGAGCTGGAATGAAGGCGCTGTCAAGATACTGGGCTGGGAAGCCGAGGACATGATCGGAAAACCGGCCACGGTTTTCTTCACGCAGGAAGACAGGGAAAATGGCGTTCCGCAAAAGGAGATGACGGCCGCCCTCAACCGCGGCCGGGGAAATGACGAGCGATGGCATCTGCGCGCTGACGGCACGATGTTCTGGGCCTCCGGCGAGATGATGGCTTTGCGGGCGCCCGACGACAAGACCATCGGCTTCATCAAAATCCTTCGCGACAGAACCGGGGAACGCGAGCGGGCGGAGCGCGAGCGCCTCCTCATGCACGAGCTCGCTCACCGCATGAAGAACACGCTGTCCGTCGTCCAGGCGATCGTGACACAGTCCCTGCGGAATGCCGTTTCGCTGGGCGACGCGACCGACAAGCTCCAGTTGCGTATCGCAGCCTATGCCAAGGCCCATGAAATCCTGTTGCAGAGGGACTGGGTAAGCGCAACGCTGGCTGACGTCGTGGCGGCCGCCAAAACGAACATCGGGTTGGACGGGAGTTCCCGGATCAGGTGGAGCGGGCCTGAAGTGCACCTCGGGCCCCAGGCGGCCTTATCCTTTGCGATGGTTTTTCACGAACTTCTCACGAATGCCTCGAAATACGGAGCCTTGTCGAATGCAAAGGGGCATGTCGAGATAACGTGGGGCATCGAGCGCCGCGATGCCGCGGAGACGCTCGTCACATGCTGGCGGGAGATCGGCGGTCCGCGCATCGCGAATTCCGAACCGGACCGCAAGGGGTTTGGCTCGCGCCTCATCGTTTCCAGCCTGCAAGCCTTCGGCGAGGCGAGCGTTTCCTACAGGCAGGAGGGGTTCGTCCTCCTTGCCGAGTTCCCGCTCGCGAAAATTCAGATCCAAAGTGATTTCGATTGA
- a CDS encoding response regulator, with product MRKVLVVEDEVLIRLTLVDALHEAGFDVVDTGSADQAVEIINEQTIHLLFTDIQLPGKLTGLDLAQRVAERFPEAGIVVASGRIQPASADLPPGAKFFAKPFRFDQIIACLKEMQPR from the coding sequence GTGCGCAAAGTCCTGGTAGTGGAAGACGAAGTGCTGATCCGCCTGACATTGGTTGACGCACTGCACGAGGCGGGCTTCGACGTCGTTGATACCGGCTCGGCAGACCAAGCCGTCGAGATCATAAACGAGCAGACGATCCACCTTCTTTTCACCGATATCCAGTTGCCGGGCAAGCTGACGGGCCTCGATCTCGCCCAAAGGGTTGCCGAGCGGTTTCCCGAGGCCGGAATCGTCGTGGCATCCGGCCGGATACAGCCAGCGAGCGCGGATCTGCCGCCCGGGGCGAAGTTCTTCGCAAAGCCGTTTCGCTTCGACCAGATCATCGCGTGCCTGAAGGAAATGCAGCCCCGCTAG
- a CDS encoding fatty acid desaturase, with amino-acid sequence MTPTNAIAPSGADREKAWLKILSAYRKPHIGRSTLELAVTLVPFVLLWASAWASVHFGYWLGLVLIVPAAGFLLRLFMLQHDCGHGAFFGRRRLDDWAGRAIGVLTLTPYDYWRRAHAEHHASAGNLDERGVGDITTLTITEYEALTPRGRLGYRLYRHPLVMFGIGPAWLFLFKQRLPFGMMRSGALPWVSTMATNAAIAALAALLVWAVGAVPFLVVHLPIVLLAGAAGVWLFYVQHQFEDTHWSRPPEWTFQYAAMHGASHYDLPRPLRWITGNIGMHHIHHLSSRVPFYRLPEVLRDHPELADLGRITIRESLRCVKLVLWDEASRQMLSFRDAGARRTAASAG; translated from the coding sequence ATGACCCCGACAAACGCAATTGCCCCCAGCGGCGCCGATCGTGAAAAAGCCTGGCTGAAAATCCTCTCCGCCTATCGCAAGCCCCATATTGGCCGAAGCACGCTCGAACTGGCGGTAACCCTCGTGCCCTTCGTTCTCCTGTGGGCCAGCGCCTGGGCATCGGTGCACTTCGGCTACTGGCTCGGCCTGGTCCTCATCGTGCCGGCGGCCGGGTTCCTCCTGCGCCTGTTCATGCTGCAACATGACTGCGGTCATGGCGCCTTCTTCGGCCGGCGCCGCCTGGACGACTGGGCGGGCCGCGCGATCGGCGTACTGACCTTGACACCCTATGACTACTGGCGAAGGGCCCATGCCGAACACCATGCCTCGGCCGGGAACCTCGACGAACGCGGCGTCGGTGACATCACGACGCTCACCATCACCGAATATGAGGCCCTGACGCCTCGGGGGCGGCTCGGCTACCGCCTTTACCGGCACCCGCTCGTCATGTTCGGCATCGGTCCCGCCTGGCTCTTTCTCTTCAAGCAGCGTCTGCCGTTCGGCATGATGCGGTCCGGCGCCCTTCCGTGGGTTTCGACGATGGCAACGAATGCCGCCATCGCCGCGCTCGCCGCCCTTCTTGTCTGGGCGGTCGGCGCCGTTCCGTTCCTCGTCGTCCACCTGCCGATCGTACTGCTTGCCGGAGCGGCAGGCGTCTGGCTGTTCTACGTCCAGCACCAGTTCGAAGACACCCACTGGTCCCGGCCTCCGGAGTGGACGTTCCAATACGCGGCCATGCATGGCGCCTCGCATTACGACCTACCCCGGCCGTTGCGCTGGATAACCGGCAATATCGGCATGCACCATATCCATCACCTGTCGAGCCGCGTTCCCTTCTACAGACTTCCGGAGGTTCTGCGCGACCATCCTGAACTGGCGGACCTGGGGCGCATCACGATCAGGGAAAGCCTCCGCTGCGTGAAGCTCGTCCTCTGGGATGAAGCGTCGCGCCAAATGCTGTCGTTTCGCGACGCAGGAGCACGCCGCACCGCCGCGAGCGCAGGGTGA
- a CDS encoding sulfurtransferase, giving the protein MTNWLIQTGELAALLENRPDNVVVLDCSWYLPEAGKHAKDDFAAGHIPGARFIDLGDISDPDSPYVNMLPAAGLFAAQVGRLGIDDETDVIIYDGGYVSCRLWWMFRVFGHDRVRILNGGWRKWKAEGRPIETGESLPTEARTFTARLVPGRVATLDDVRTAIDNGGATIVDARTAARFDGLEGSGYPGVASGYMPGAINTPWARFFDADRNFEFVSPEKARTVFKDASADISGDVITTCGSGVTACILGFMVEQLGNPHWRLYDGSWHEWGQREDVPKLVKERSGS; this is encoded by the coding sequence ATGACCAACTGGCTCATCCAAACAGGAGAACTCGCCGCTCTCCTGGAAAACCGGCCCGACAATGTCGTCGTCCTGGATTGCTCCTGGTATCTGCCCGAAGCCGGCAAGCATGCCAAGGACGACTTCGCCGCGGGGCACATCCCCGGTGCACGCTTCATCGACCTCGGTGACATATCGGACCCGGATTCGCCCTATGTGAACATGCTGCCCGCCGCCGGTCTCTTCGCGGCTCAGGTCGGCCGGCTCGGGATCGACGACGAAACCGATGTCATCATCTACGACGGGGGATACGTCTCCTGCCGTCTATGGTGGATGTTCCGCGTTTTCGGCCACGACCGCGTCCGCATCCTGAACGGCGGCTGGCGAAAATGGAAAGCCGAAGGCCGGCCGATCGAAACCGGCGAAAGCCTCCCGACCGAAGCGCGCACCTTCACGGCGCGCCTGGTTCCCGGGCGGGTCGCGACGCTGGATGATGTCCGCACCGCCATCGACAATGGCGGCGCGACGATCGTGGATGCGCGGACGGCGGCGCGTTTCGACGGGCTGGAGGGCTCGGGTTACCCCGGCGTCGCTTCCGGCTACATGCCGGGCGCCATCAACACGCCCTGGGCCCGCTTCTTCGATGCCGACAGAAATTTCGAGTTCGTCTCGCCCGAAAAGGCACGCACGGTCTTCAAGGATGCGAGCGCCGACATTTCCGGCGATGTCATCACGACCTGCGGTTCGGGCGTGACCGCCTGCATCCTGGGCTTCATGGTCGAGCAGCTAGGCAATCCGCACTGGCGTCTCTATGACGGCTCCTGGCATGAATGGGGCCAACGCGAGGACGTCCCGAAGCTGGTGAAAGAACGAAGCGGTTCTTGA
- a CDS encoding SDR family NAD(P)-dependent oxidoreductase, giving the protein MSHYLSSLFSLEGKTALIAGGAGAIGSAISEAFARAGARVIVHDLSADRLAGLQERFEAENLSFHGLQVDLDSAAACDNLVAQARGITGRLDILVNLQGTNRRKPIVDVTQDDFDVITSVNFRSVYFLSRAVQPVMKAQGGGKILHFSSLSANISFDTISVYAATKAAVTSLTRSMAHEWAADNIQVNAIEPGFVQTEFTRPLWDDEYRSRWFADYIPAGHLAVPQDLITTSLSLVAPASRYITGRSVVVDGGVLSGDSWVEKQGRPSAYP; this is encoded by the coding sequence ATGTCCCACTATCTTTCCTCCCTCTTTTCGCTCGAGGGCAAGACAGCCCTGATCGCGGGCGGCGCCGGCGCCATCGGTTCGGCGATCTCGGAGGCCTTTGCCAGGGCGGGTGCCCGTGTCATCGTCCATGATCTATCCGCCGACCGCCTCGCAGGCTTGCAGGAACGCTTCGAGGCTGAGAACCTGTCCTTCCATGGGCTACAGGTCGACCTGGATTCCGCTGCGGCCTGCGACAATCTGGTGGCTCAGGCGCGGGGGATAACGGGCCGGCTCGACATTCTCGTCAACCTGCAGGGCACGAACCGCCGCAAGCCCATCGTGGATGTCACGCAGGACGATTTCGACGTCATCACGTCGGTGAACTTTCGAAGCGTCTACTTCCTGTCGCGCGCCGTCCAGCCCGTCATGAAGGCCCAGGGCGGCGGCAAGATCCTGCATTTCAGCTCGCTGTCGGCCAACATCTCCTTCGACACGATCTCGGTCTATGCTGCGACGAAGGCAGCCGTCACATCGCTGACCCGCTCAATGGCGCATGAATGGGCCGCAGACAATATACAGGTCAATGCCATCGAGCCGGGCTTCGTCCAGACCGAGTTCACGCGACCGCTTTGGGACGACGAGTACAGGAGCCGCTGGTTCGCCGACTATATCCCGGCCGGGCATCTCGCCGTGCCGCAAGACCTGATCACCACCTCGCTCAGCCTTGTGGCCCCGGCTTCGCGCTATATCACGGGCAGAAGCGTCGTGGTCGACGGTGGCGTGCTCTCCGGAGATTCATGGGTCGAAAAGCAAGGCCGTCCTTCGGCCTATCCCTGA
- a CDS encoding substrate-binding domain-containing protein — protein MFRKTILTAASGILLFAASVSALHAEPKGKDAPVTVFVSPLTFAFTHFVFLTDQLEDEAKKIGGVTIVKADGQLSAPKQIADIEAAIVQGVDGIILAPVEADALAPVVKQAIAAGITVVTVDRPVNGVPEVLANVAADNFKGAESQGEAVVKDFPNGAKVVNLQGIPGDKTANDRSGGVHKVLDAAGGKYTFVSEQAANFSRDKGLAVTENILTGLSEVPDVIVAGNDDMALGAAQAVEARGLKGKIKIYGYDGSEDALKAVKDGSLAGTVDQFPGQQGRVAIRTLVDFIREGKKPATSDVLVDPVAITPANLEHAERVGLIN, from the coding sequence ATGTTTCGCAAGACAATTTTGACAGCCGCCTCCGGTATTCTCCTTTTCGCCGCCAGCGTTTCGGCGCTTCATGCCGAGCCCAAGGGCAAGGATGCCCCGGTGACGGTATTCGTATCGCCGCTGACTTTCGCCTTTACCCACTTCGTGTTCCTGACCGACCAGTTGGAAGACGAAGCGAAGAAGATCGGCGGCGTCACCATCGTCAAGGCGGATGGCCAGCTGTCCGCGCCGAAGCAGATCGCGGACATCGAGGCGGCCATCGTTCAGGGCGTCGACGGCATCATCCTGGCACCGGTGGAGGCGGATGCGCTAGCACCGGTCGTCAAGCAAGCCATTGCGGCAGGCATTACGGTTGTCACCGTCGACCGCCCGGTCAATGGCGTGCCGGAGGTTCTGGCCAATGTGGCGGCCGACAATTTCAAGGGCGCTGAATCGCAGGGCGAGGCCGTCGTGAAGGACTTTCCTAACGGTGCGAAGGTCGTGAACCTCCAAGGTATTCCAGGCGACAAGACCGCCAACGATCGCAGCGGCGGCGTCCACAAGGTGCTTGATGCTGCCGGCGGCAAGTATACGTTCGTTTCCGAGCAGGCAGCCAATTTCTCCCGCGACAAGGGCCTGGCCGTCACCGAAAACATCCTGACGGGTCTCTCCGAGGTTCCGGATGTCATCGTCGCGGGCAACGACGACATGGCGCTGGGTGCCGCTCAGGCGGTGGAAGCGCGTGGTCTGAAGGGCAAGATCAAGATCTACGGCTATGACGGCTCGGAAGATGCGCTGAAGGCCGTCAAGGACGGCAGCCTTGCCGGCACCGTGGACCAGTTTCCGGGGCAGCAGGGTCGTGTCGCCATTCGCACGCTCGTGGACTTCATCCGCGAAGGAAAGAAGCCGGCAACCAGCGACGTGCTTGTCGACCCCGTCGCCATCACGCCCGCAAACCTCGAGCATGCCGAGCGCGTGGGACTCATCAACTGA
- a CDS encoding sugar ABC transporter ATP-binding protein, producing the protein MTVHPRPVIVDVETSGRAERPAPFVAAFGLVKRFFGVTVLDGVSLSLGAGEVRALLGENGAGKSTVINLLSGVFAPDSGTIEVDGLPAAFGGPRDADKAGISVIRQELSLFPDLSVAEAIFAGHLPVTGLGLVDWKRVREAAREALRQLGVSSLDVRRPVAGLSIAQQQMVEIARALTRKSRLVIMDEPTASLSPEEVGHLGEIIARLSREGVAILYVSHRLDEIRAFCQSYTVLRDGKMVEEGDVVAVDNAQLIRAMAGRDVEIGGRRQATSPGGVALSVRDLAAPASARAPARVVGVSFDVRAGEIVGLAGIVGAGRSETARMIFGADPIGAGEIRLGGQAFSPTSPIEAMRAGIGLVPEDRKGQAILPQRAVVENFALAGVRPPRYRWVNDRAGEKGLFRGFVERLGIRASSLGAPIATLSGGNQQKVILSRWIARKPKVLVVDEPTRGIDIGAKEDVHTLLRDIAAEGVAVLVISSDLPELMALSDRIVVLREGRSVFETDAASASAEDLMTRMTPHG; encoded by the coding sequence ATGACCGTACATCCGCGTCCGGTTATCGTGGATGTCGAGACGTCGGGGCGCGCTGAGCGCCCCGCACCTTTTGTAGCTGCGTTCGGTCTCGTCAAACGCTTCTTCGGGGTAACGGTCCTTGACGGCGTCTCGCTGTCCCTGGGAGCCGGCGAGGTGCGCGCGCTGCTTGGCGAAAACGGTGCTGGAAAATCCACCGTCATCAACCTTCTGTCGGGCGTGTTCGCCCCCGATTCCGGGACAATCGAGGTCGACGGCCTGCCCGCCGCTTTCGGCGGGCCGCGTGATGCAGACAAGGCCGGTATCAGCGTCATCCGCCAGGAGCTGTCGCTGTTTCCCGATCTGTCTGTCGCCGAGGCGATCTTTGCCGGGCACCTGCCGGTGACAGGTCTTGGCCTGGTCGACTGGAAGCGCGTCCGGGAGGCAGCCCGCGAGGCGTTACGGCAACTCGGCGTCTCGTCGCTCGACGTCCGCCGCCCCGTAGCCGGCCTTTCCATCGCGCAACAGCAGATGGTGGAAATCGCCCGGGCGCTGACCCGCAAGTCGCGTCTCGTCATCATGGACGAGCCGACGGCATCGCTGTCTCCCGAAGAGGTCGGCCATCTCGGCGAGATCATTGCGCGCCTGTCGCGGGAGGGTGTTGCAATCCTCTATGTGAGCCATCGGCTCGATGAGATCAGGGCCTTCTGCCAGAGCTACACCGTCCTGCGGGACGGCAAGATGGTCGAAGAGGGCGACGTGGTCGCCGTCGACAATGCGCAGTTGATTCGCGCGATGGCCGGCCGCGATGTCGAGATCGGCGGGAGACGGCAGGCCACGTCGCCGGGCGGGGTTGCGCTCTCGGTGCGCGATCTCGCAGCACCTGCATCGGCGCGCGCACCGGCCCGTGTCGTGGGCGTGAGCTTCGATGTTCGTGCCGGCGAGATCGTCGGTTTGGCAGGCATCGTCGGCGCGGGGCGGTCCGAGACCGCCCGCATGATCTTCGGTGCCGATCCGATCGGCGCGGGCGAAATCCGTCTCGGTGGGCAAGCCTTCTCGCCGACCTCTCCGATCGAGGCCATGCGGGCCGGCATCGGCCTCGTGCCGGAAGACCGCAAGGGACAGGCAATCCTGCCGCAGCGGGCCGTCGTGGAGAACTTCGCGCTCGCCGGCGTCCGCCCGCCACGCTATCGCTGGGTCAACGACCGGGCAGGGGAAAAAGGCTTGTTCCGCGGCTTCGTGGAGCGGCTCGGCATCCGCGCGAGTTCGCTGGGCGCGCCCATCGCGACGCTTTCGGGAGGAAACCAGCAGAAGGTCATCCTTTCCCGCTGGATCGCGCGCAAGCCGAAGGTGCTGGTCGTCGACGAGCCGACGCGAGGTATCGACATCGGTGCGAAGGAGGACGTGCACACGCTTCTGCGCGACATTGCGGCAGAGGGCGTCGCGGTTCTCGTCATCTCCTCAGACCTTCCGGAACTGATGGCGCTGTCCGACCGCATCGTCGTCCTGCGCGAAGGCCGTTCGGTGTTCGAGACCGACGCCGCATCGGCCTCGGCCGAAGATCTGATGACCAGGATGACCCCGCACGGCTGA
- a CDS encoding ABC transporter permease, translating into MSSISLTTTHRAQTFAILGRIAPLIFLLALVLLFAILQPRFLTPLNLFNILRQVSIYGIIAVGMTFVILARGIDLSVGSLVAMSGLVAAVVAKGGIDGRFLLSADGAGYAWPLAALAAIAAGTLAGYLQGLAVARLSVPAFVVTLGGMTVFRGVALTIGNGGPVSGFDEAFGWWGRGMIGPVPVPVILFLIVALLAHFVLTQTRFGRAVYAVGSNPDAAWLSGINTTRVTTAVYAVIGFCSGLGGFVLASRLNSAEAVAGSGYELTAIAAVVIGGTSLQGGTGSIVGTVIGALLTGVLLNGLVILNVSPYVQQILVGLIIVAAVAFDSFVKRQSR; encoded by the coding sequence ATGTCCAGCATTTCCCTCACCACGACGCACCGTGCGCAGACCTTTGCCATTCTCGGCAGGATCGCGCCGCTCATTTTCCTCCTGGCCCTGGTGCTGCTCTTCGCCATCCTGCAGCCGCGCTTCCTCACGCCGCTCAACCTGTTCAACATCCTCAGGCAGGTTTCGATCTACGGCATCATAGCCGTGGGGATGACCTTCGTGATCCTGGCGCGCGGCATCGATCTGTCCGTCGGCTCCCTCGTGGCCATGTCCGGGCTGGTGGCGGCCGTTGTCGCGAAGGGCGGCATAGACGGGCGGTTTCTGCTGAGTGCGGATGGCGCCGGTTATGCATGGCCGCTCGCCGCCCTCGCGGCAATCGCCGCGGGCACCCTTGCCGGCTATCTCCAGGGGCTTGCCGTCGCGCGTCTTTCCGTACCGGCCTTCGTCGTCACCCTGGGCGGGATGACGGTGTTCCGCGGCGTGGCGCTTACGATAGGCAACGGTGGCCCCGTCTCGGGCTTCGACGAGGCTTTCGGCTGGTGGGGACGTGGCATGATCGGACCCGTGCCGGTTCCGGTCATCCTGTTTCTCATCGTGGCGCTGCTCGCGCATTTCGTGCTGACCCAGACGCGCTTCGGCCGTGCGGTCTATGCCGTCGGGTCGAACCCCGATGCGGCGTGGCTGTCCGGTATCAACACGACCCGCGTGACGACGGCCGTCTATGCCGTGATCGGCTTCTGCTCGGGTCTCGGCGGCTTCGTGCTCGCATCCCGGCTGAATTCGGCCGAGGCGGTCGCCGGCTCGGGTTATGAACTGACGGCGATTGCCGCGGTCGTGATCGGCGGAACCAGCCTGCAGGGCGGTACCGGCTCCATCGTGGGCACGGTCATCGGCGCCCTGCTGACAGGCGTGCTGCTGAACGGTCTCGTCATCCTCAACGTCTCCCCCTACGTGCAGCAGATTCTGGTCGGCCTCATCATCGTCGCTGCCGTAGCCTTCGACAGTTTCGTGAAAAGGCAATCCCGATGA
- a CDS encoding Gfo/Idh/MocA family protein — protein MTEILKGLLIGCGFFARNQLHAWTETEGAAIVAVCDRDAQRARRHADEFAIPAWHDTAEVLSSGAFDFVDICTTMETHEELVALAVRHRVPVIVQKPFAPDIETCRRIVTHAATAGVPVMVHENFRFQKIFRRIREILDSGEIGELTFGRLSWRNAIDVYSNQPYLLKTRRFMIMDVGIHMLDLARFLFGNAGGVSCFTQSVKPGLAGEDAATILLRHENQATSIIDVSYASHRFPNPFPQTLGEIEGRQGTIQILEDEVLVVHSRGEQRRERIEADDRGWTAAPWTQIQDSVPRTQQHFIDALRSGSDFETSAEDSLKTYALAEAAYRSAETGRVIDARTLWDTSHAA, from the coding sequence ATGACCGAGATTCTGAAGGGATTGCTGATCGGCTGCGGCTTCTTTGCCCGCAACCAGCTTCATGCATGGACGGAAACCGAGGGCGCGGCGATCGTCGCGGTGTGTGACCGCGATGCGCAGCGTGCGCGCCGCCATGCCGATGAGTTCGCCATCCCCGCATGGCACGATACGGCGGAGGTCCTGTCGTCCGGCGCCTTCGATTTCGTCGACATCTGCACCACGATGGAAACGCACGAGGAGCTTGTGGCCCTGGCGGTGCGGCACCGCGTGCCCGTCATCGTCCAAAAGCCGTTTGCCCCGGATATCGAGACGTGCCGTCGCATCGTGACGCATGCAGCGACGGCTGGCGTGCCTGTGATGGTGCATGAGAATTTCCGCTTCCAGAAGATCTTCCGGCGTATCCGCGAGATCCTCGACAGCGGGGAGATTGGCGAACTGACCTTCGGGCGTCTTTCCTGGCGCAATGCGATCGACGTCTATTCGAACCAGCCCTATCTTCTGAAAACGAGGCGTTTCATGATCATGGATGTCGGCATCCACATGCTGGACCTCGCCCGCTTCCTGTTCGGCAATGCGGGCGGCGTCTCGTGCTTTACCCAGTCCGTAAAGCCAGGGCTTGCCGGGGAGGATGCGGCGACGATCCTTCTGCGCCACGAAAACCAGGCGACTTCCATCATCGATGTCAGTTACGCCTCCCACCGTTTTCCCAATCCCTTTCCCCAGACGCTGGGTGAGATCGAGGGACGGCAGGGCACGATCCAGATCCTGGAAGATGAGGTTCTCGTCGTCCATTCCCGCGGCGAACAACGACGCGAACGGATAGAAGCCGACGATCGCGGCTGGACTGCGGCGCCGTGGACGCAGATCCAGGACAGCGTGCCCCGGACCCAGCAGCATTTCATCGACGCGCTTCGCAGCGGAAGCGATTTCGAGACATCTGCCGAAGACAGCCTGAAAACCTATGCCCTGGCGGAGGCGGCCTATCGCTCCGCCGAAACGGGCCGCGTGATTGACGCCAGAACCCTTTGGGACACATCGCATGCAGCTTGA
- a CDS encoding aldo/keto reductase: protein MQLDTTRRVGQTGLHIPVLGLGTCPLGGVYEAVGETVARATFDAAWDSGLRLYDTAPWYGLGQAEHRTGRALYEKDRSSYVLTSKVGRVLKAPRDRTAFRPANWKGALAFEHHHVFTYDAIMRSYEDSLQRLGINRVDALYIHDLDSGYFRSEEELSARLGDLEKGGYRALEELKRSGEIKAVGAGVNESGMIDRFLDRFDLDVFLVASRYTLLEHDIYFDEVARAGKRGASLVVGGVFNSGILATGAVEGAKYEYGAASPSVVERVGKLADVARAHGVSLPAAALQFPLAAPVVASVVFGAVKPAEIEANVAHFTSNIPAAFWSDLRAERLVHPDIPLPADA from the coding sequence ATGCAGCTTGATACAACAAGACGAGTCGGCCAGACCGGCCTCCATATCCCCGTTCTGGGGCTTGGAACCTGCCCGCTTGGTGGGGTCTACGAGGCGGTCGGCGAAACGGTGGCGCGGGCGACTTTCGACGCGGCTTGGGATTCCGGCTTGCGGCTCTACGACACCGCCCCCTGGTACGGCCTCGGGCAGGCCGAACATAGAACCGGCCGTGCGCTGTATGAAAAGGACCGTAGCTCCTATGTTCTGACGAGCAAGGTGGGCCGTGTGCTGAAGGCGCCGCGCGACCGCACCGCCTTCAGGCCCGCGAACTGGAAGGGCGCGCTGGCCTTCGAACATCATCACGTCTTCACCTATGACGCCATCATGCGATCCTACGAGGACAGCCTGCAGCGCCTCGGCATAAACCGCGTCGACGCACTGTATATCCACGACCTCGACAGCGGCTATTTCCGCAGCGAGGAGGAACTGAGCGCCCGTCTCGGCGATCTGGAAAAGGGTGGCTATCGCGCATTGGAGGAGTTGAAGCGGAGCGGCGAAATCAAGGCCGTCGGCGCCGGCGTCAACGAAAGCGGCATGATCGATCGTTTCCTCGACCGTTTCGATCTCGATGTCTTCCTGGTCGCCTCACGCTACACGTTGCTGGAGCACGATATCTATTTCGATGAGGTCGCCCGTGCCGGCAAGCGGGGGGCGAGCCTCGTGGTGGGTGGGGTGTTCAACTCGGGCATTCTGGCGACGGGTGCCGTCGAAGGCGCGAAATACGAATATGGCGCGGCGTCGCCGTCCGTCGTCGAGCGGGTTGGCAAGCTTGCGGATGTGGCCCGGGCGCATGGCGTTTCCCTTCCCGCCGCCGCCCTGCAGTTTCCCCTGGCGGCGCCTGTGGTGGCCTCCGTGGTGTTCGGGGCGGTCAAGCCTGCTGAAATAGAGGCGAATGTGGCGCATTTCACGAGCAATATCCCGGCCGCATTCTGGTCGGATCTGCGCGCGGAGCGCCTGGTGCACCCTGACATTCCGCTCCCGGCAGACGCATGA
- a CDS encoding CidA/LrgA family protein yields MIRAQLLAAGRWIVAFAVIFVAWAAGEAISTGLHLPVPAALIGLAMLFVGFRLSPSLVVATEPAGLTLLRQFPLFLYPLGAGFLSLHGLGAMVLLKIVLAVFVSLVLSLVVGVQVFRLFKNKHG; encoded by the coding sequence ATGATCAGAGCCCAGCTCCTGGCTGCCGGGCGCTGGATCGTAGCGTTTGCGGTTATTTTCGTGGCATGGGCGGCGGGTGAGGCCATCTCGACCGGTTTGCATCTGCCGGTGCCGGCTGCCCTCATCGGGCTGGCGATGCTTTTCGTCGGCTTCCGGCTTTCGCCGTCCCTGGTGGTCGCCACCGAACCCGCCGGGCTTACGCTGCTGCGCCAGTTTCCATTGTTCCTCTATCCGTTGGGCGCCGGCTTCCTCTCCCTTCACGGGCTCGGCGCCATGGTCCTCCTGAAAATCGTCCTTGCCGTCTTCGTGTCGCTTGTGCTGTCGCTCGTCGTTGGCGTCCAGGTCTTCCGTCTCTTCAAGAACAAGCATGGCTGA